A genomic stretch from Empedobacter stercoris includes:
- a CDS encoding glycoside hydrolase family 97 protein — MKNFKFILGLGIAMMNMVYGQELKSPNGNFVMDFSLSKDGKPTYQLKYKGKDVINPSHLGFEFKTKHKEMDFAVQDRVEDDKAKDIANFLSGFKIIATKTLTFDETWQPVWGEVDKIRNNFNELAVTVSQSNTDRQMIIRFRLFNEGLGFRYEFPEQKNLKYFVIKEERSQFAMAGDHTAFWIPGDYDTQEYDYTESKLTEIRGLFDKAYIGNASQQAFSKTGVQTALMMKATNGLYINLHEAALINYPAMSLNLDDKTLTFESWLTPDALGDKGYLQAPFNTPWRTIIASDDAREVAFKGPQLIYNLNEPSKIKDTSWIKPVKYIGVWWEMITGKSSWAYTDEFPTIQLGVTDYKNAKPNGKHAANNKHVKEYIDFAAEHGFDAVLVEGWNEGWEDWFGNHKDYVFDFLTPYPDFDVKMLNAYAKSKGVKIMMHHETSGAIRNYERHLDKAYQFMNKNGYTSVKSGYVGDIVPRGDYHYSQNTINHYQYAIEKAADYKIMVNAHEAVRPTGLARTWPNLIGNESARGTEYQAFGGSKPNHVTILPFTRLLGGPMDYTPGIFEMDVKKLNPNNHSHVNSTIANQLALYVTMYSPLQMAADIIEHYKQFSDAFQFIKDVPVDWQDSNYLEAEPGKYLTIARKDKNSNNWFIGNVNGETPRSTKLKLDFLEKGKKYEATIYADAKDAHYKTNPQAYKIETKKVDVKSVLDLTSQAGGGFAISIKEIK, encoded by the coding sequence ATGAAAAACTTTAAGTTTATACTTGGTTTAGGGATCGCAATGATGAACATGGTTTATGGACAAGAATTGAAATCGCCAAATGGAAATTTTGTGATGGATTTCTCATTGTCAAAAGATGGAAAACCGACTTATCAATTAAAATATAAAGGAAAAGATGTAATCAATCCAAGTCATTTAGGATTTGAATTTAAAACGAAGCACAAAGAAATGGATTTCGCTGTCCAAGACCGAGTGGAAGACGATAAAGCAAAAGATATTGCGAACTTTTTATCAGGTTTTAAAATCATTGCTACCAAAACATTAACTTTCGACGAAACATGGCAACCAGTTTGGGGAGAAGTCGATAAAATCAGAAATAATTTTAACGAATTAGCGGTGACGGTTTCTCAGTCAAATACAGATCGTCAAATGATTATTCGTTTTCGCTTATTCAACGAAGGTTTAGGTTTCCGATACGAGTTTCCAGAACAAAAGAATTTGAAATATTTTGTCATCAAAGAAGAGCGTTCTCAATTCGCAATGGCAGGAGATCATACCGCTTTCTGGATTCCTGGAGATTACGATACACAAGAATACGATTATACAGAATCTAAATTAACAGAAATTAGAGGTTTATTTGATAAAGCATACATCGGAAATGCATCTCAACAAGCGTTCTCAAAAACAGGTGTACAAACAGCTCTGATGATGAAAGCAACAAATGGGCTTTACATCAACTTACACGAAGCGGCGTTGATTAATTATCCTGCAATGAGTTTAAATTTAGATGATAAAACATTAACATTTGAATCGTGGTTAACACCAGATGCTTTAGGTGATAAAGGGTATTTACAAGCACCTTTCAATACGCCTTGGCGTACAATTATTGCAAGTGACGATGCAAGAGAAGTAGCATTTAAAGGGCCACAATTAATTTATAATTTAAATGAACCTTCTAAGATCAAAGATACTTCTTGGATCAAACCAGTAAAATATATCGGTGTTTGGTGGGAAATGATTACAGGAAAAAGTTCTTGGGCTTATACAGATGAATTTCCAACTATACAATTAGGTGTAACAGATTATAAAAATGCGAAACCAAATGGAAAACATGCTGCGAATAACAAACATGTAAAAGAATATATTGATTTTGCTGCAGAGCACGGTTTTGATGCTGTTTTAGTAGAAGGTTGGAACGAAGGTTGGGAAGATTGGTTTGGAAATCATAAAGATTACGTATTCGATTTTTTAACACCTTATCCAGATTTTGATGTAAAAATGTTAAATGCTTATGCAAAATCAAAAGGTGTAAAAATTATGATGCACCACGAAACATCAGGGGCAATTCGAAACTACGAAAGACATTTGGACAAAGCCTATCAATTTATGAATAAGAATGGTTATACATCTGTAAAAAGTGGATATGTAGGAGATATCGTTCCTCGTGGAGATTATCATTACAGTCAAAATACCATCAATCATTATCAATATGCGATAGAAAAAGCGGCTGATTATAAAATTATGGTGAATGCACACGAGGCGGTTCGTCCTACTGGACTTGCACGTACATGGCCAAACTTAATCGGTAATGAATCTGCGCGTGGAACAGAATATCAAGCATTCGGAGGATCTAAACCAAATCACGTCACAATTTTACCATTTACACGTCTTTTAGGTGGACCAATGGATTATACACCGGGTATTTTCGAAATGGATGTGAAGAAATTAAATCCAAACAACCATTCGCATGTTAATTCTACAATAGCAAATCAGTTGGCTTTGTACGTGACAATGTATTCGCCTTTGCAAATGGCAGCTGATATTATCGAGCATTACAAACAATTTTCTGATGCATTTCAATTCATTAAAGATGTGCCTGTAGATTGGCAAGATTCTAACTATTTGGAAGCTGAACCAGGAAAATATTTAACAATTGCACGTAAAGATAAAAACTCAAACAACTGGTTTATTGGAAATGTGAATGGCGAAACGCCTCGATCAACGAAACTCAAATTAGATTTCTTAGAGAAAGGGAAAAAATACGAAGCAACAATTTATGCTGATGCAAAAGATGCGCATTACAAAACAAATCCTCAAGCCTATAAAATCGAAACAAAAAAGGTTGACGTAAAATCAGTTTTAGATTTAACATCTCAAGCTGGTGGAGGTTTTGCAATTAGTATTAAGGAGATTAAATAA